In Salvelinus fontinalis isolate EN_2023a chromosome 8, ASM2944872v1, whole genome shotgun sequence, the genomic stretch GTCCAACCATTGTTgttatatgtatactttgacaatgcaAGTGATTTAACtcgccatgtcaataaagtcgcTTGAATTTATTGAGAGAAAACATATCAGTAGTGACTAAGGAGGGAAAGCATCATTATTGAAAGATGACAGTGAGGGAGACAGGGCTGTGCTCTAAATGACAAACAGCAGGAGGAGGGGATTGTAGGAGATTAAGTGAGCTGTGTTTGTAACATCACAAAGCACTGCAGGATTTTTTTTATAAAGCACCGCTCACATTTGGCAGACAGATAAAGCCCTCAGAGCAACTTTACCAGTGGACAGAGACTGAgtgagtgatagaagaggagagtagtGACATCTTTGCTCAGGATTCTGGCTGGGGAAAGGGATCATAAGCTCTCACTTCGGACTGAACAGTTGGATACCTGTGGCTCGCTTAACATGAAGTACTACTTTTGGGAAAAGGACAAGTCCTGAAGTTAGACTGAACAGTTGGATACTCGTGTGAAGGATTGCTTAGAATTAAATAGTACTTTGGGGAAAGAGACAAAACAGTCAGGATTCCGTGCTGTTTGAGCAGTTAGTTTTAGCAGGTCTTGGTGTGGTAGAGCGAATATCTGAATAACTTCGTGTTTTTTTTTATCTGATTCATGACACTTATTAAATCAGTGGCAGCGATGCGGTTTTAATTGCTTTTTGGTGAGGACGATGACAAACCTTTGAGTCAGTTGTACAGAGAGGGAAAGTACTCTTCAGGTAAAAGGTATTTTCTTTATTAACCCCTTGTTCTTCCACTCCTGTATTACTACTCTTGACTACAAAGTCAGAACATTCTGGAAAAACATGCATCAGGATATCTCAAAGAGTTGTTACTGCTGTGACTGTTTCTTCCTAAACAAAATGTTCAGTTACACTTTACAATAAGATATATGTGATCAGTCATGTGAtaagaatttgtatttattttttaaattctgtaTCCCTGGATACATTAGGTTTGTGCATGCATGGTAAAACTGACCTATAGGTTAAAGGCTTTTTATGGTTCATACTCTATTCCATTCTCAGCCTTGTAAAAGTATTCTGACCATTGTAATAGTCACTGGTCGTTGACAATCTCTTTCCACTGCATTCATTCAACCATGGTGGGTCATTTACATAACAAATCTCTTTCCTCCCTAGGAGACCAGGCCAGAGCAGAAtgacctccctcttctctccagaCACTGTAGTGCTGCtgtgcctcctcctcccctccacaaaGGGAACCTgcccctccatctgtctctgcaCCTCAGACACACTGAGCTGTGGCTCCCAGGGCCTCACCAGACTGCCCCTCCTCCTGCCCCCCACCACCGTCACCCTGGACCTCAGCTACAAccggctgggctggctgggcccCGGCAGCTTCTCCAGCCTAACCAAACTGGACACCCTCCGCCTGGCAAACAATCAACTCACGACGCTGGGCCATGGGGTCTTCCAAAACACCTCCAGCCTCCGTCACCTGGACCTGTCCTCCAACAGGCTGCGGGTGCTGGAGCAGCACTTCCTGCAGGGTCTGTGGAGGCTGGAGGAGCTGCTGCTCTACAACAACCGTATCACCCGCGTGGAGGGTGGGACGCTGAGCGGTCTGAGCAGCCTCAGGAAGGCTTACTTCAGCCTCAACCAAGTCACAGAATTCCCCTTCTTTTCCATACAGGACCACAGTCATCCGTTTCTCACCATGTTGGACCTGTCGTCCAACCGTATGACCACACTACCCTGGGAGGATGTGAAGGCACTGCCGGGGTCGGTGCAGAAGGGGCTGTACCTACATAACAACTCTCTGCTGTGTGAGTGTTCCATGTACAGTGTGTTCTGGCACTGGGAACAGAGGGGCTTCGACTCGGTCAGGGACTTCACAGATGAGCACACCTGCCTGATCTACGGCGAGCCGCGCGCCTCGGTCCGATTCCTCCGACACTCCCTCTACTTCCAAAACTGCACAGTGGGGAAGGTGGTCTCTTTGCCCATGGCTGTTCTCCTCTCCAACCTCATGGTGAACGAGGGGGAGAGGGTCCGTCTGGACTGCCAAACCTCTCTCCGAGGTAAAGAGCTGTCATACACGTGGGTCTCGCCAAATCAGGAGTACCTGACCCAGATGAGCTTCAACGACACCCTCATCAACGTGTTCCCTAACGGGACCTTGGAGATCCCAGCAGCCAAGGTGAACGACTCGGGAGTCTACTTGTGTACAGCCCTGGACTACAAACACATGCTGAATGCAACCAGGGAGGTGAATGTCACCGTGATCCGCCCTATGCCTGACACCTTCAACACGGGCTACACAACCTTGCTGGGTTGCGTGGTCACCCTGGTAGTCATCCTAATGTACCTCTACCTAACGCCCTGCCGCTGTGGGTGCTGTAAGCAGCCCCTGCCCCCGGCCATCCCGATCCCAGCCTACGACCCAAACACCCTGGCCTCCATCTTCTCCCCCACACTGAGCCACAGGGACCCAACCAAGGCCAACATCAACAAGCGGGTGGTGTTCATGGAGCCTCTGATGGAGGAGCAGAACGGGGATCTGAGGGCCACCCTGGCCAGGGAGCAACCAGCGCTGCAGTGGGAGTGGGGCGCCAGCGGACTCTCCTAGTTAATCAGAGCCTGTCGCTGACAAATAGCACTTTAAGAATTGAGCCCCTGACTTACAATAGACATGTATCAGGTGGTCTAAATGGAACACAAAAATGACatcctcattctctttctctgctGGAAGGCTTCATCTAACCGGACTATCCTCAAATGATCGCTGAGCCCTGgagagtgtgaaagagagacCCTCACAGGTCTATATAAGGGCTCTAACTAATGTTCCTCCTCTTTGTCTCATTGAAGACCAGGTTTTGAGTTTGGCAAGACTGTATATTTCTGCCCATGCTATTGTGGAAGGTTAGAGCAAGGTTAATTGAACGGCACGAACTCCGGCACTGGAGAGACTTATTTTCTCTCCTTAAAATCATGAACTCCAAAAGCATTGGTCTTCCCTTCTCCCTGAAGTGTAAAAATATTGCATTGGTGTAAGCATGGGAAGATTGTAGACAGATTTCCTATTATATTTAACATGAGCTAATTCCTTTTAAATCCTTAAATGGATGGGAGAGCATGAGCGGACACATTCGGGTGAAAGGGCTGGGACAGAATTGGGGAACACTGATGAAGTCCTATTGGGACATTTTGGACTTGGCTGATATCCACAAAAGCTGTTAGAGTAATAGAGTTTTTGGAattgtcttcttttttttttccTTCATGGGATTAAAGTTAATCGTGATTTAATCAGGTCACCGGCGAACCACACGCCCCCGCAAATAtatactgttcaaaagtttggggccacagaaatgtccttgtctttgaaagaaaagcacattttttgtccattaaaataacataaaattgatcagaaatacagtgcagacattgttaatgtcataaatgactattgtagctggaaacggctgattttaatggaatatctacataggcgtacagaggcccattatcagcaaccatcactcctgtgttccaatggcacttgtgttagctaatccaagtttatcattttaaaaggctaaatgatcattagaaaacccctttgcaattatgttagcacagctgaaaactgtagtgctaattaaaaaagcaatacaactggccttctttagactagttgagtatctggagcatcagcatttgtgggtttgattacaggctcaaaaggtTCTCTGAAACATTTAgttaatttaatctgattgtcataaggttcgatgactttgtccacacagggcatctgaacacacaaataCATTGATGATTTTCATAAAAATTTGGgctgttttatttaacttttgtgcacctgtggtgttcctggtcaaaaatgaccggccattagaaatgaatgggtgagactacactgttcattcatcagatggacacacttcctctcccagacccacaCATGCATgcgtgtttgagcacacacacacacacacacacacacacacacacacacacacacacacacctcactccccttcttggctttcatggcaacccccacgggaacaTTTCCCCAATAGAATCATTCCCCCACAGGAACCACACCTTTTGGCATTttcacaaacaatcgcaacattgtttcaatactatatagaacttttctcacagctcataaagcttttttgaggccttgcttaCAATTCATtttgtggcagcacaatgaccaaacgatatactgtatgtgaggctcttgatcatatctttgataatgacactggtgaggaggagagagaccaggAAACTGACAGTGAAGATGCATTAGAGGAGGAAGTGTCAGAAGTTGAAGACAACACAGAATATGATCAAGACCAAGAGACAACCGATGTGgaacaatccagtgatgaggaagagggccctgctgaggttgttgttacattccggtcAAAGAATTGGAATTTATCCTGGTCTTCATCCCCACCTGAGAGGAGAGGTCGGCTGTCGGCTGAAAATGTTATCAGGATGACCTCAGGGCCAAAAACATACGTCATATCCCGGGTTGATGACAAAATACTGCCACTATTTGAAAATTTGAAATGGTTTCAAAACAaatgtccttgttaaactttgacacaaagtaatctgtgataaatagcacaatatgtttcatctgagtatttgttatagtcaaaataatccatacattatgctttttttactcaaaaacgagttgtatgagctcaggtcaatgagggctacaggccataaatagcaaaaaGAAGTTGaaaagttcttgtgaacattacaagttaAGTTGATAAAAAatatctaacacaacattaggtaataatacatatataatgTATTTACAATCAGCTATgatggggcggtcattttggactgggaacacagaattaattaacatgaaactaaaacaacaggagggttaaaaaGATTCAGCAAGAATATGAAGACAATTGTTGCTGTAGGAAAATAGGTTTCCCGCACTTTGAAAGATTGGACTTCAAAAACAGGAATTATCATGCGAACACATTTTAATTcgtaacctctacaggatcggtgtttCCCCCCCCcgcgggacagttgagctaacgtaggctaatgtgatatgcatgaggttgtaagtaacaaacaaaaaaatcccaggacatagacattgatgagcagaaagc encodes the following:
- the LOC129861089 gene encoding amphoterin-induced protein 3, whose translation is MTSLFSPDTVVLLCLLLPSTKGTCPSICLCTSDTLSCGSQGLTRLPLLLPPTTVTLDLSYNRLGWLGPGSFSSLTKLDTLRLANNQLTTLGHGVFQNTSSLRHLDLSSNRLRVLEQHFLQGLWRLEELLLYNNRITRVEGGTLSGLSSLRKAYFSLNQVTEFPFFSIQDHSHPFLTMLDLSSNRMTTLPWEDVKALPGSVQKGLYLHNNSLLCECSMYSVFWHWEQRGFDSVRDFTDEHTCLIYGEPRASVRFLRHSLYFQNCTVGKVVSLPMAVLLSNLMVNEGERVRLDCQTSLRGKELSYTWVSPNQEYLTQMSFNDTLINVFPNGTLEIPAAKVNDSGVYLCTALDYKHMLNATREVNVTVIRPMPDTFNTGYTTLLGCVVTLVVILMYLYLTPCRCGCCKQPLPPAIPIPAYDPNTLASIFSPTLSHRDPTKANINKRVVFMEPLMEEQNGDLRATLAREQPALQWEWGASGLS